ATTGTGGGCAAGGTTTCGATCCCCAATTTGGCCATGTCGGCTGCGGACATCGAAACACCGGTGTAGGTGAGGTTCGTTGCGCTGCCACCGAAGAACTGCGTCAGGGGAACGAGTTCTTCAGCCCCTACGCCGACCTTGAGGCACGGCGTGCCTTCGATCTGCATCAGCAGTTGATAAGCGTCTACTGCGCCTGTACCCAGCTGCTTGCGGTAGTTTTCGAGGTACATCGTGCCGTTCGACTCCTTTGTGCCGTCGAGATACCGTTCCATGTCGTTCACCGAGGTGAGGAGCATGCTGATAAACTCGTTGCGGGTGTAGTGCTTGCCTTGTTTCAGCGCATAGGAGAGTCCGAGTGCTGCCACGCCCGACACGTGCGGGCAGGCCATCGAGGTTCCCTGCATGTATCCGTAGTCCGAACCCTCGTTCATTTCCGAAGGCATCGTCGAAAGTACCGTAGCGGTCGAATTGCTTGCAATGTAAGCGTCGCCGCCCGGCGCCGAGATGTTACAGCCGGGGCCGTAGTTGGTGTAGCTTGCAGGCAGGAAGTCGGGCGAGAACGAGGTTACCGAAATATAATCGCGGAACGCCCCGGGGTACCCGGCACGGTCGAGTGCGTCGTTGCCGGCCGAGAAGATGACCAGACCGCCGTCGATCGCGTCGCAGTTCGACGTGGCGATGAAATAGGCGAGTGCGTCGTGCTCCGCTTTGGCATTTTTGGCGTACTGGTCGTCGGAGGTGTAGCCACCGCCCTTGATACCCATCGAGCACTGGATGATCGAAGCACCGTTGTCGGCCGCGTATTTGAATGCCCTTGCCATGACGGCCGTCGTGCCCGAACCTGCTGCGGTGCCGGACAGGGCCTGGCACGACATGATCCGTACACCGTCGTTGTTGCCCGAGCCGCCCGCTACTCCGCAGACACCGATGCCGTTGTTGTTGACCGCCGCTACCGTGCCTGCGGTATGCGTCCCGTGACCGGAGTCGCCGTCGCCCTTTGCGTCGACCACATCCCAGGAGATGGGGCCGTTCGTAACGAAATTGTACCCGTAATAATCATCCACGTAACCGTTGCCGTCGTCATCGACGCCCGTGGTTCCGGTCATCTCCCTGGTGTTGACCCACATGTTCGCAGCCAGGTCGGGGTGCGTATATTTCACGCCTTCGTCGACTACGGCTACGATGATCTTGGGATCTCCGGCCGTGAGTTTCCATGCCTCTTCCACGTTGATGTCCGCACCTTCGCGCGCGGTCTGTGCCACGGCCTTGTCGCCTTTGTTGATATAGTGCCACTGGCGCTTCAATTCCGGGTCGTTGAACGGCCATACGATCGAACGTGTGCCTGCCGACATGGCGGGCGCATCCGAACGGAGCGGGGTGGCCTTGCCGTCCCACATTTTTTCGAGCTTCGTGTTGAACTGGATGTTCGCCACTTCGGCTACGGCCGACAGTTTCTGTGCGGCGAGATCCAGGTCGACTTCGGTGTCGAACTGCAATTCGTACCACCTGTGCAGGCCGGCCGCACGTGTGCGCTCCTCGTTGCGTGTGTCTACCGGGAACAGGCGGTTCAGGGAGCTGACGTTCAGCTCCGAAAGTATTTCATCCACGGAGACGATACCCGCGCGGGTAGCGACCGACCGTGTCTTGGCGGCGGCTTCGGCGGCCTGTTCGAGGCTGCCGATGGCTGCGTCGTCGAAATAGACGAGCAGGCTTCCGGCCTCGGCATTGACCGAGGTGTTGACGATCTTATGCGATGCGGCGGTGTTTTGCGAACCGCCGTCGCTACCTTCGGTCATAAGGTCGGACGTACAGCTCGCCAGCAGAAGCGCTGCAATGAGTAGTAATTTTTTATCAATCATAATCCGAGTTATTTTTTTGAGGGTCTCCCCTCCCCGATGGAAGGGGAGACCGCTCTTGATCACTAATTGGGTGAACGACTGAAATTATTTAGCCATTTTTTTCAGGGGCATTTTCTCCATGCCTCCGCTTTGCAGGCTGTTTGCCCGGGGTACAAAACCTTCGGAGAATGAACTCATCGCGGGAGTTGCGATCCGAACGGACACCTCACCTTCGAGCGGGTTCGCGCCGCGGTTGACGGGCTTGCCGAACAATTCGTCGATCAGGGCGTGGGCACGTTCGCGGCCGCGCAGTTCGACGTAGTTCGAGGGGTTGATGGAAATTTCCTTCGAGAGGGTCAGCATCTTATCCGAAGCAACCTTGCGCGGCGCAGCTGCTCCCGTGTTGCCACCGGTCGCCGGTACCATCAGCGGGGAGGTATAGCTTTCCCAGTTGCCGATCGAGTTCGTATAGTTGGCATCCGTGTACGCCCTGACCAATATGGTGTCGAAATTATACTTGTCTGAGAAGTCGGGGCTACAAATCAGGGCGAGGTACCCGTCTTCCGTGACACCTCCGACCATCATGCCGTCGATTGTGTCCGCACCCATGCTCGTTTCTTTGTCCAGAATGTAATACTTGAGATAGAGCGTCGCTCCCTGGTACGGAATGGTGCCCATGGGCTGCCCTTTCAGAACATAGATGATCCCGTTGTACCACTCCCAGACAACCGTGTCTTCGTTATTGGCTCCGAGCGAGAGGCCCGCAACATTGATTGCATCCAGATTGCTGGTATCGTCGGTCTCGTTTTCCGAGAATACGACCTGGCCGATCTTCGAGCGATTCGTTTTGCCGGAGCCGTCATTGTTTATGCCCCACAGATCCCATGTTTTGAAGAGCTGGGCTTTATTAGAGAAGGTATAAAGATCGTCAATGGTATATTTACGCTGCAGCGGATCTGCCTTGCCGGCAGTAGTCTGTTCTACGGCGAACAGTTTGCCGTTGTAACCGTTGTCGGCGTATACCAGCAGTGTGTAGCTCGTACCCTTTGACAGCCCAACATAGAAAGGAGCGTAGCCCGTATCGTTGATCTTTTCGAGCTGTTCGGCGGTCAATGCCTTGCCGGATGCCTTGACACCGGCGATCAGCTGCGATTCGTTCATGCCCTGGGTCGAAGCCGTCGTGAACAGGCCGATGTAGCCCGATGCGATCTCCTCGCCGAACAGGATCCCCTTGATCGAGTTTTCGGGGGTGTGGCCTTCAGACTCTTTCTCCCACGTAAGCTCTGTGCGGACGCTCATCACGACGGGTTTTTCCTCCCCGGCCTTGACGTAACCGAACGATACGTACCCGTATTTCTGGAGGTTGCCTTTCTCGTCATAAGAGTTGCCGACGATGGTGTAGATACCGGTCTTTTCCATGACGGCGGTGATCGTACCCGAAGCCGTGATCTCCTCGCTCGGGGTCGTACCTGCGTCGATATCTCCCGATTTGGCCGCAGCGAGCGACTCGCTGAGCGCACCCTCGAAGAAGGCATATTTCACCTTGTCGACGTCGCTGCCGAGCGTAGCCGTGATGGCGACCTTGCCGTCTGCGGGCGCCGACTTCTCGAAGGCTACCGAGTAATCGTAGCTTACTGCACCCGGGAATAACAGGCGGGTCATTTCGGTATTGGCCTTGAAGTAGCTGGTTGCTTCCCATAGCGAAGGTGTCGTCAGAAGGATCGCTTTCGGCGGGAAGGTGAGGACGCCGTTTTCCAGCGTACCGTACATCGTGGCGGAAGCCATGGTGGGATAATTCTCCTGGCAGAACGAAACGATCACGAATGCGCCGTTGTCTTCGTATCCGACGTCGTTGATCTCAAAACCAGTCGGCTGTACCGGGAACCATACTTTTTCGGGATCCCGTGCGTCGATGATGGTATAGGTAGGAACGGAGGGTACGTTGGAGTACCTTACACCGACGATCTTGGCCATGTAGGCTTCGTCGTAGATGTTTTGGATACGGTAGTACCCCTTCATGTCGGCACGTTCGTAAATCTCGACTGCCTTTTCTGCATTGGGGACACCGTTTTCCTTTATGTTCGAGCCCATTATCGCCGTGAAGAAATCGTCGCGCCACGTGCCCTTGGTTTCACCGTTGGGACCCTTCACGAGGTTCCACTGTACGCGGGTGACGCTAAAATCGAGCCCGTTGGAATATTCCCCGTATAGCTGCGCGTATTTCTTGTCCGTCACGCGGATGGAACATTCGTAGGTTTTGCCGATCTCGGCATTGGGGAAATCCACGGTAAATTCGGTCTCCTCCTGTCCTGCTTCGAATTTGATCTCCGAAACAGTGAAGATGCCGTCCTGAGTGCCGGTGACTTCCACGGGAACCGTGATCGCATCCTTGTAGTTCTTGCGCTTGGCCGTGAACGGCAGGGTCGTAGGCTCTGCCGGATCGCGTTCATTGTCTGTGGCATATTCCTGCGAGGGGAAATATACGCCGTAGCAGTCCGGATCTTCGCCTTCTCCGGGAGTATATTTGATGTCGTCCGAGCATCCTGCCAATACGAAGGGTGCTATGAACGCGAACAATAAATATTTGATTGTTTTCATACTATTCGATCTTTGGAATTAAAGCAAATTTTGCATTCTCCGGATACCTATTCTGTCCAAACCGGAATCTTACCCGAGGGGTCGGGGTTGTTGACTACGGCGGGATTGTTCTGGATTTCACCACGGGTGATGACGAAATTCCAGTGGGGAGCGCGGCCGTCGGTATTCAGACGGTAATCCGAGGGAGAGTTGGTGCCTTTGTAACCACGCTTCATCGGCATATCCAGGCGTTTCAGGTCGAACATGATGATACCTTCGCCCCAGAACTCGATGCGCTTCTGCGTGATCAGTTCCTCGATGAAACTCTTGAGCGTCGGCGTACGGTCGGTGCAACTGTACGAACCGTCGGTAATGCGGTATTTCATGAACGTATTGAGCAACTCACGAGCTGCGACCAGATTGCTCTGGGCCGTAGCTTCGGCTTCGATGAGATACATCTCTTCGACGCGCATGCACGGGATGTCCGTAGCACCGCCGATCTTGTAGTCGCTGTAAGCTCCCTGTGCGGGACGGAATTTGATGTTGACGTAATCCTTCAGCGTAGCGAAATATGCACTGCCGTTGGGGCGGCAACTCTTGTACGCGTAGAAGTTGCGGTCGGGATCGAGCCACGAGTGCTTGCGGAAATCCTTGTTGTCGATTTTGGTATAGAACTCCTTGTCGATGGCGCGTCCCACCTGGTGTCCGTAGCCCCACGACTCCTCGTTGCCGATGTGGGCCTGGAAATTCATCAGGTTGGTGACGTTGTCGCTGGTGATCGGCAGGCCCCAGATCCACGAGTTGTTGGCCGTCGCACTATTGAAGCCGGTCGTGGGGTCTTCCCACTGTGCCTGGGTCAAGGGAGTACAGCCGCTCGTTGTGATAGCCTTACGGGCATATTCGGCAGCCTTCTTGTAAGCCTCGGAGTCGTTGTCGGAAGTTCCGCGCTCCAGATATGCACGGGCCTGGAGGCCATAGACCATTGCCAGGCTGGGCGTATAGGGATCTGCCGCCGAGTAATCGGAAAGGTATGCCGCCGCCTTTTCGAGGTCGGGGAAGATTACTTTTTCGTACACCTCGGCCGCCGTAGCGCGGGGATTGGCTTTGGCTTCCGCTTCGGTCGTCGTTTCCGTCACAATGGGCACTGCCAGGCCGACAACTCCATCGCCGGAGGTATACTTGTTCTCCTTGAATTCATAGATGCGTACCAAGTCGAGGTAGAACGAGGCCCGGTATGCGTAGGCAAAGCCGAGGACATGTTTGGTCGCGGTCGTGAGAGCTTCCGGGTCGATGGTGCTGATGATATCGTTGGCCGCCTTGATCCATGTGTAATAGTTTTTCCAGGGCAGGTCGCCGACTGCATAGTTGTCGCCGAGGGAGTTATTGGCACCCCATTGGCTGAACCAGTCGTAGCCCGTATCGCCCGTTATGACGATCTCACCGGCCGCAGAGTCCGTAGCGAGGTGGATGGCCGGCAGCGCGAAGTTCCAGTGCATCTTGTCATAGGCAGAAAGAGACCTCGGCTGTATCAATGCGGTGGGGATACCTTTCACCATAGCTTCGAGGGCTGTTGAAGACCCGGCGAGCTGGTCGGACGTAGCCCTGTCCGTCGGGAACGTCTCCTTGATGCACCCGCTGAGCAGTGCTGCCGAGGCAAGAGCCGCTATAGATATTTTCAGTATATTTTTCATATCCGAATAATTAGCTGGTTATGGATTTAGAATTGAATATTGATACCACCCGAGATGGTTCGGATCGGAGAGTAGGTCGCTGCGTTGGCAGTACCCAGAACACCCTGGCTGTCCGTATTGTCGGCGTAACGCGGATCCAGTCCCTTACGCTTGGACCAATAGAAGACGTTTTCGCAGGCAAGATAGATGCGCAACTTGCCGACTCCGAATTTCTGGGTGAATTTCGACGGCAGCGTATAGCCGAAGTTGATGTTCTGCAGAGTCAGGTAGCTGGCATCGGTCAGGAAACGGTCGGACGTATCGGTCGCATTCAGATCGCCGTATTGCAGACGGGGAATGTTCGAATTCGGATTCTCCGGTGTCCACGCTTTGAGCATATCCTTATGCCAGTTCACGCCGATGCTGCCGGTCGAGGTCGGAACGCTCATTGCCGCTGCGTACCCCGAGTCGTAGACTTTGCCGCCGATCTGGTAGTTGAAGTTGATGCCGAAATCGAATCCGAAGAACGAAACGCTCGTGCCGAAACCGCCGAACAGGTCGGGGATCGCATTGCCGCAGAGGTAATCGTCCGCTTCCGAGTATTCCGTGGTGGTAGTCCGGGTATCGCCCTCGTTCTTATACCACATGGAACGTCCGTCCTCCGAGACGCCTGCGTATTTCTTCATGTAGAAAGTATACATCGGCAGATCCTGTCCGTAGAAATAGATGCCGCTGGTGTAACCGTTGTAGCCGTCGACCTGCAAAGTGCGGCGCTCGGGCGGCAGCAGGGTGATTTTGTTCTTGAGGTGCGTCAGGTTCACGCTGATGTCCCACTGCACGTTTTTGCTGCGGATCGGGGTGAAGTTCAGGTCGATCTCGATACCCTTGTTCGACATGTCGCCGACATTGGCATAGTAGGACGAGTAACCCAGCGACGGAGCCGTGGGGAATGCCATCAGCATGTCGGTCGTCTTGCGGTTGAAATACTCGATGCTACCCGATATGCGGTTCTGGAGCACGCCGAATTCGATACCGGCGTTGAAGTTGGTATTGGTCTCCCAGGTGATGTTGGGATTACCTTTTTGCAGGAATGCCACGGACATTTCGCCGTTCGAGGAGGCGAGGCGGTAGGTATCCACATAGCGGTAGTTACCGATCTTGTCGTTACCCTGCGAACCGATCGAGGCCTTGACCTTCAGCATGTCGAGCCAACTGTGCGTCCCGGACATGAAATTCTCCTTGTTAACGATCCATGCGGCACCTACCGACCAGAAGTTACCCCAGCGGTGCGACGGGTGGAAGCGCGACGAGGCATCGCGGCGGTATGAGGCCGAGGCGAAGTATTTGCCGTCGTAATCGTACTGTGCGCGCCCAAAATAGCCTTCATTATTATAGGTGGTGACATACGATGTTGCGCCCTGCTTGTCGATCACGGCACCGGCCAGTTCGTCGTTGTCGGGCGAGAACATGTTGGCCGTGCTGCCGTAAAGCAGGTACTGCCTGCGCTGGTAGTATTCGTGGCCGAGCATCACGTTGATATTGTGCTTGCCGATGACCTTCGTGTAGTTGAGGATCTGCTGGAGGTTGTGCGAGAAGTCACGCGTATGGTATTTGCCTATGATACCGTTTTCCCCTGCGAACTGTCCGTAATAGGGGTTCTGTACGGTCGTCTGGCGGGTTTCGTCGAGCGAAATTCCCGCATTGAACGTAAATTTGAAATCCTTCAGGAACAGGATGTCGAAGAATCCCGTGCCGTTGAAGGCATTGCCTTCCGAACGGTTGGTGTTCAGGCGGGAATCCGACAGTCCGTTGGCATTGGGCATATACGGACGGGTCAGTCCGGCATTCATGCCGTCACCGTAGTCGTACATGGTGATGCCGGCGTCGTTCTTCATGATATTGCCCTGCCCGTCGCGGACATAGAGCGGGTAAATCGGAGCTACCGACGTAGTGAACGCAAAGATGTTGGCCGACGAATTGCCCTGGCCGTCACCGCTCAGCGAATTGTAGGTGAAGTTTGCGTAACCGGCGTTGGCACCGACCTTCAGCCATTTCTTGGCCTGATAGTCTGCCTTCAGACGTGCCGTGTAACGCTCCATGTTCGAATTTTCCGTGATACCTTCGTTGTTCAGGTAGCCGAACGAAGCATAGAACGTGCTGCGATCCGTAGCACCCGATACACTGACGTTATATTCCTGGCGCATCGAGGAGCGGAAAGCGATGTCTTCCCAGTCATCGGGCGTGAGCAGATAATCCTGGCCGTTGTAGAACATATGGTTACCCAGCGTGGCGTTGGGATTGAGTTTCCCGTTGGTGCCGATAACCGATTGGCCGTCGGGGACACTGTAAACCATATAGCCCAGACCGCCGTCGTTTTTCGAAGCGGCGAGGTTCTTATTGGCCATGGCGTGTGCGGCGCTCTCGCTCATACCCTGCGAGCGGTAGTAGCTGCTGAGAGACGAATAGTAGGTTTCGTAGTACTGCGCAGGGCTTTTGATATAATCATAGGACTCCATTGCGCGTGAGTTCACACCCCACTTGGCATCTACCGAGATGGTAGCTTCCTGGCCACGGGCCTTCTTGGTCGTGATCATGATGACACCGTTGGCACCACGTGCTCCGTAAAGGGCGTTGGATGCGGCGTCCTTCAGGACGGTCATCGACTCGATGTCGTTGGGGTTCAGGTTGTTCAGGTCTCCTTCGTAGGGAGTTCCGTCCACGATCCACAGCGGGTCTTTCTCGGCGTTGATCGAACTGAAACCACGGATGCGGACGATCGGGTTGGCACCCGGTTTACCCGATTCGTTGGATATCTGGACACCGGCAACCTTACCGGCCAGCGACTGGGCGACGTTCGACTGTTGCGACTTGGCGATGTCGTCCGCCTTGATGACGGTCGCAGAACCGGTAAACGCCTCCTTTTTGGAGGTACCGAACGCCACGACGATCACGTCGTCGATCGCCTGTGTATCTTCGTGCATAGTCACGTCGATGCGCGATTTGCCAGCGATAGGGAGCTGCTGCCCCACATATCCGATGAACGTCACCGAAAGGGTGCCGTCAGCCGGAGCCGAAAGTGAGTACTGGCCTGCCGCGTTGGTCGTAGTACCGATCGAAGTACCGTCTACCATGACAGTAGCGCCCGCAACGGGATTCCCGTTTGCGTCAGAAACTGTACCGGAGACCTGCTTGTTTTGGGCGAATGCATATGCGCCGAGCACCAAAACAGCAATTAACGATAGTACAATTTTTCTTACCATAAGCGTTAATTTTAAATTAATTTTAAAATAAAAACTCAACAGCCTGTGAGCAGGATTTTACGATTCTGGTAAGATACTGAATATCATATATATAGTTGAGTGAACGCGAGATTGCGATCCGGTTTTGAAAAGGCGCGGTAACTTGAAAGTTACCTGAGGGTGCGGTGTATAAAATTAATTTACAGCATATTAACGACTGCTTGCCATATATCTTGAGTTACCAATACATAACCGGGAAACGACTGGTAATGCCCTGCGATTCCCCGAAAATCAACGGGATGGAATAATATGACTCAATATAATCCAAAAAATCCGTATGGATTACAGTTGCCGGAACCCGTATCAGGATTTATCCGGGTAATTCCGCCGGGCATCGCGGCAATACTCCGGATGCCGTAACGCTATCCCGGGCATCATAAGCCCCCCTGCCGGAATCCCGGCAGCGACAGGGAGGGGCTATCAATACGCACACTGCTCACCGGACGGTACGGGCATAAAAAAACCCGGAAGCGTCACGACTTCCGGGCCCAGAAAATAAGTATTAACCACTAAAGCGGATTCTGGTCGGCCGCATTGATGTATGGATTGCTGTTCAGCTCGATCGACAGCGGAATCTGGTAGGTGAATTCCTTGCCGGCAGCCTTGACCAGCTTGTGCGTGTGGTTGGAGGATGCCGTACGGTCTACACCGACGTTGAAGCGCTTGTTGGTAAAGAATTCGTGCCCCTCACCCCAGAGTTCGATACGGCTCTGCAGGAAGATCTCCTTCAGCAGTGCTTCGCCCGTATTCGAGGACTTTGCATAACCCGAATCGCGCTTCGACACCAGGTCGTAAAGCGTCTGCTGGGCTGCGGAACTGTTGCCGCCGCGGGCTTCGGCCTCGGCCTTCAGCAGGTATGCCTCCGACAGGCGCATGTAGATTTCGTCAGCCTCGTAGGTCGGGGTGTTGAACTTGACGTTCGAATAGGCCGGATAGGTGAACTCCCCGACCGTGGTCTCGGTCGCATTGAAATTCTTCTTGCGGTAGTCGGTAGCTGCGATCTGATTGTAGAGCTGGTCGTCGATAGCCATGTAGATACCCTTGTTGTTGGCATTGTCCACGGCCGTGATCGACATGAACGATGCGAAGGAACGGTTGCCGAGCGACGTGGAAGCAGCCCACGTGTAGCCCCAGATGGTCTCGGGAAGCGAGGTGCTCTGGAAACCCGAAGTCGTATACTGCTCCTCGTTCATGAGCGAGTAGCCTGCCGAAATCACCGCCCCGGCAGCATTGGCTGCCGTGGTGTAATCGCCTGTGGTCAGCGCCACGCGCGCCAGCACCATGTTCGCAACCGTCTGGTCGATGTCCGCCGTCGAACTCTTGGGATCGTAGCCTTCCTGCTCGAACAGCGCGATGGCGTTCTGCAAATCGGTCGTGATCGTGCTGTAAACCTCGGTCGACGGGGTGCGTCCCTTGGCACCCTCGACGGTCAGATAGAGGGGGACACCCGCCTTATCCTTGCCGCCGTGCATGTAGTCGTCCTGGTAAACGCACATCAGGTAATAGTAAGCCAGCGCGCGGTAGGTCAGCGCCTGAGCCTTATATACCAGCGCCTTGCCCGTAACATCGTCGGGGATCAGGTCGAGGATCTGGTTCGACTGATAGACGATCTTGTAGTAACAGTACCAGCGGTCTGCCGTATAGGCATTGGTCTGGGCGCGGATGCTTTCGAACATATATTCGTCGGCAAACCAGTTGGTCAGTTTCGTGAGCACCATATCGTTGCCCTGCAAATCCATACCCAGATTCCAGACCATGAATCCGCGGTCGTTGGTCGTTGCCTGGCGGTTGCCGGTATGCATGTAGTTGACGGCTCCCTGCATCATGGGGGCGAGCACGAGGTCGGCATTCTCCTTGATCAGTTCGCCCAGCTGCTCATCCGACACCTGGCTGCCCGAAGGCTCGGTGTCGAGCTCGCTCGCACAGGATGCGAACAGGAGCACCGTAGCTATTGCGATGTAATATACTATGTTTTTCATACGCTAATATCTCGTTTATTATAAGTTCATCGTAATACCGAAAGTAAAGGTCTTCGCCTGCGGGAACCCGAATGCGTTCTGTCCTGCGTAAGCGGTACGCGGGTCGAAGCCCGTATGCGCGGAGGTGAAGTAGAGGTTGTCGGCGGCGAAGAAGACACGCAGCGACTCGATGCAGATCTTCGACGTCCAGCGCTTGGGCAGCGTATAGCCGACGTTGATCGTCTTGAGGCTGAAGTAGGAAGCATCGCGGTAGAGGTAGTCGCAGTTCGAACCTACGAAATTCCAGGTGCCGTTGAACATCAGCTTGGGGAATTTGGCATTGGTATGCTCCGGCGTCCAGGTGTTGCCCACGAGGTCTTGCGAGACCGTAAAACCGGCACGTCCCGGACTATATACGTTGGCCGAGTTGCCGTCCCACTGGCGGCCGCCGATCTGGTAAGCCGCAGCCAGCATGAAATCGAAGTTCTTCCAGCGGAACGAGGTGCGAAAACCACCCGTCACGTCGGGCAGCGCATCGCCGATCTCATACTGCGTGGCTTCGTTGATATTGAAGGTCTTTTCACGGCCCGTAACCTTGCCTTCGCCGTCCACGACATCTTTCCAGAACGTCTCCTGGCCGGTTTCGGGATCTACGCCGGCAAACTTGAAGAGGTAGAGGTTGTAGTAGGACTTGCCTTTGCCGCGCAGGAACCTACCGCTGATGTAGTCGCCGCCCAACGCCGGGTTGCCCAGCTCCGAAGGATAGTCGATCAGGCGGTTGCGTGCGAACGAGGCGTTGACCGCGAAGTTCCAGTAGAGATCCTTATGCTTGAGGATGTCCACGCCCAGGTCGATTTCGAAACCGCGGTTAGCCAGGATACCGACGTTTTCCAGGCGGCTCGCAAGGCCCGTCGACGACGGGGTCGGACGGTTCCAGATCAGGTCGTGCGTACGGCGGTTATAGTAGTCGACCGTACCGTAAAAACGGTTCCACAGGCGGAAGTCGATACCCAGGTCGATCTGGTAGTTGCGTTCCCACGAAAGATTGCGGTTACCCGTGCTGGCTTGCGTAATGCCGATCTGGCCGTTGGTTTCCCCGATCGTCCAGAGGTTGGTGTAGGGATACGAAGCCGAAAGCTGGTTGCCGGCCACACCGTAGTTG
This Alistipes onderdonkii DNA region includes the following protein-coding sequences:
- a CDS encoding S8 family peptidase translates to MIDKKLLLIAALLLASCTSDLMTEGSDGGSQNTAASHKIVNTSVNAEAGSLLVYFDDAAIGSLEQAAEAAAKTRSVATRAGIVSVDEILSELNVSSLNRLFPVDTRNEERTRAAGLHRWYELQFDTEVDLDLAAQKLSAVAEVANIQFNTKLEKMWDGKATPLRSDAPAMSAGTRSIVWPFNDPELKRQWHYINKGDKAVAQTAREGADINVEEAWKLTAGDPKIIVAVVDEGVKYTHPDLAANMWVNTREMTGTTGVDDDGNGYVDDYYGYNFVTNGPISWDVVDAKGDGDSGHGTHTAGTVAAVNNNGIGVCGVAGGSGNNDGVRIMSCQALSGTAAGSGTTAVMARAFKYAADNGASIIQCSMGIKGGGYTSDDQYAKNAKAEHDALAYFIATSNCDAIDGGLVIFSAGNDALDRAGYPGAFRDYISVTSFSPDFLPASYTNYGPGCNISAPGGDAYIASNSTATVLSTMPSEMNEGSDYGYMQGTSMACPHVSGVAALGLSYALKQGKHYTRNEFISMLLTSVNDMERYLDGTKESNGTMYLENYRKQLGTGAVDAYQLLMQIEGTPCLKVGVGAEELVPLTQFFGGSATNLTYTGVSMSAADMAKLGIETLPTMAYGKLKIKCTKSGVAKITVTAIGGGDKVGTGTVMGGMTITKEFAIIARGVQAGNGGWL
- a CDS encoding RagB/SusD family nutrient uptake outer membrane protein → MKNILKISIAALASAALLSGCIKETFPTDRATSDQLAGSSTALEAMVKGIPTALIQPRSLSAYDKMHWNFALPAIHLATDSAAGEIVITGDTGYDWFSQWGANNSLGDNYAVGDLPWKNYYTWIKAANDIISTIDPEALTTATKHVLGFAYAYRASFYLDLVRIYEFKENKYTSGDGVVGLAVPIVTETTTEAEAKANPRATAAEVYEKVIFPDLEKAAAYLSDYSAADPYTPSLAMVYGLQARAYLERGTSDNDSEAYKKAAEYARKAITTSGCTPLTQAQWEDPTTGFNSATANNSWIWGLPITSDNVTNLMNFQAHIGNEESWGYGHQVGRAIDKEFYTKIDNKDFRKHSWLDPDRNFYAYKSCRPNGSAYFATLKDYVNIKFRPAQGAYSDYKIGGATDIPCMRVEEMYLIEAEATAQSNLVAARELLNTFMKYRITDGSYSCTDRTPTLKSFIEELITQKRIEFWGEGIIMFDLKRLDMPMKRGYKGTNSPSDYRLNTDGRAPHWNFVITRGEIQNNPAVVNNPDPSGKIPVWTE
- a CDS encoding SusC/RagA family TonB-linked outer membrane protein, with amino-acid sequence MVRKIVLSLIAVLVLGAYAFAQNKQVSGTVSDANGNPVAGATVMVDGTSIGTTTNAAGQYSLSAPADGTLSVTFIGYVGQQLPIAGKSRIDVTMHEDTQAIDDVIVVAFGTSKKEAFTGSATVIKADDIAKSQQSNVAQSLAGKVAGVQISNESGKPGANPIVRIRGFSSINAEKDPLWIVDGTPYEGDLNNLNPNDIESMTVLKDAASNALYGARGANGVIMITTKKARGQEATISVDAKWGVNSRAMESYDYIKSPAQYYETYYSSLSSYYRSQGMSESAAHAMANKNLAASKNDGGLGYMVYSVPDGQSVIGTNGKLNPNATLGNHMFYNGQDYLLTPDDWEDIAFRSSMRQEYNVSVSGATDRSTFYASFGYLNNEGITENSNMERYTARLKADYQAKKWLKVGANAGYANFTYNSLSGDGQGNSSANIFAFTTSVAPIYPLYVRDGQGNIMKNDAGITMYDYGDGMNAGLTRPYMPNANGLSDSRLNTNRSEGNAFNGTGFFDILFLKDFKFTFNAGISLDETRQTTVQNPYYGQFAGENGIIGKYHTRDFSHNLQQILNYTKVIGKHNINVMLGHEYYQRRQYLLYGSTANMFSPDNDELAGAVIDKQGATSYVTTYNNEGYFGRAQYDYDGKYFASASYRRDASSRFHPSHRWGNFWSVGAAWIVNKENFMSGTHSWLDMLKVKASIGSQGNDKIGNYRYVDTYRLASSNGEMSVAFLQKGNPNITWETNTNFNAGIEFGVLQNRISGSIEYFNRKTTDMLMAFPTAPSLGYSSYYANVGDMSNKGIEIDLNFTPIRSKNVQWDISVNLTHLKNKITLLPPERRTLQVDGYNGYTSGIYFYGQDLPMYTFYMKKYAGVSEDGRSMWYKNEGDTRTTTTEYSEADDYLCGNAIPDLFGGFGTSVSFFGFDFGINFNYQIGGKVYDSGYAAAMSVPTSTGSIGVNWHKDMLKAWTPENPNSNIPRLQYGDLNATDTSDRFLTDASYLTLQNINFGYTLPSKFTQKFGVGKLRIYLACENVFYWSKRKGLDPRYADNTDSQGVLGTANAATYSPIRTISGGINIQF
- a CDS encoding RagB/SusD family nutrient uptake outer membrane protein gives rise to the protein MKNIVYYIAIATVLLFASCASELDTEPSGSQVSDEQLGELIKENADLVLAPMMQGAVNYMHTGNRQATTNDRGFMVWNLGMDLQGNDMVLTKLTNWFADEYMFESIRAQTNAYTADRWYCYYKIVYQSNQILDLIPDDVTGKALVYKAQALTYRALAYYYLMCVYQDDYMHGGKDKAGVPLYLTVEGAKGRTPSTEVYSTITTDLQNAIALFEQEGYDPKSSTADIDQTVANMVLARVALTTGDYTTAANAAGAVISAGYSLMNEEQYTTSGFQSTSLPETIWGYTWAASTSLGNRSFASFMSITAVDNANNKGIYMAIDDQLYNQIAATDYRKKNFNATETTVGEFTYPAYSNVKFNTPTYEADEIYMRLSEAYLLKAEAEARGGNSSAAQQTLYDLVSKRDSGYAKSSNTGEALLKEIFLQSRIELWGEGHEFFTNKRFNVGVDRTASSNHTHKLVKAAGKEFTYQIPLSIELNSNPYINAADQNPL